Genomic segment of Triticum aestivum cultivar Chinese Spring chromosome 6A, IWGSC CS RefSeq v2.1, whole genome shotgun sequence:
tttgcttttgttttcgAATGTATATGTTGTTTGTGTGAGTCGCGCGTGCTGTTGGAACGGCGCgcacgcgctgcattttagcgcggctgctggagccagcgctgcgtgCCGCGTCAAATCAGACGATACGCACGCGGCATATTTGCTTTTTGCGCGCGACGCGACCGGCGTTGGAGATGCTCTCACGCCAGCAGCGTACGCCGCGTACAGAAAAACAGCCGCACGTACCGTTCCCGCATCCATGGCCACGACCAGCACCAAGCACGTCCTTCTGTTCCCCTTCCCCGGCCAGGGCCACCTCGCCGCCTTGCTAGAAGTCGCGCGGCTCCTCCGCCGAGCCCTCCCCGCCGACGTCAAGATTACCATCGTCTCAACCCCGCGCAACGTTGCCGCCCTACGCGCTTCCTCCTCCGCGTCGCCCTCGTCCTCGGTCATCAGCTTCCACGCGCTGCCGTTCGTCCCGGCCGACCACGGCCTCCCAGCCGACTGCGAGTCCACTATCTCCCTCCCGCTCCCGGCGTTCCTCCTCCTCTTCGAGGCCTTCGAGTCGCTCGAGCCCGCCTTCGACGCCTACGTGTCCGGCCTCGTCGAGGACAAGGACGACTGCGTCGTCATCGCCGACGTGTTCGTCGCGTGGACGGTGCGCGTCGCGCGCCGGCGCGGGTGCGGGCACGCTATCCTCGTGTCCTGCGGCGCGCTCGGCACGGCCATCCTGCACGCCCTGTGGAAGAACATGCCGGCTCTGCCTTTCCACGACGACGGTCAGCTGCTCCGCCTGCTCGAGCACCCGGAGGTGGAGCTCCACCGATCCCAGCTGTCACAGGTGTTTCTCTCCGGCCCGTCTCCCGGCATGGACCGGGTGACTGCGTACATGCACCGGCAGATACGGCATGGGTACCTGACGGACGCGGTGCTGGTGAACACGGTAGAGGAGCTGGAGCCAACCGGACTGGCCATGGTGCACCGCACTATCGGCAGCAAGGTCCCGGTCTGGCCCATCGGCGCTCTCGTCCGCGATGGTTCCGGTTCGGATACGGCCCCGTCCGAGACCGACGCCGCCGTCATGCGCTGGCTGGACTCGCAGCAGAGGGCATCCGTTCTGTACATCTCGTTCGGGCCGCAGAACTCGATACTTCCGAAGCAGATGATGGAGCTGGCCACGGCACTGGAGTCCACCGGCCGGCCTTTCGTCTGGGCCTTCCGGCTGCCGGCGGCGCTCGACGTCGACGGCGCCGAAGAGTGTC
This window contains:
- the LOC123130857 gene encoding UDP-glycosyltransferase 92A1-like, with product MATTSTKHVLLFPFPGQGHLAALLEVARLLRRALPADVKITIVSTPRNVAALRASSSASPSSSVISFHALPFVPADHGLPADCESTISLPLPAFLLLFEAFESLEPAFDAYVSGLVEDKDDCVVIADVFVAWTVRVARRRGCGHAILVSCGALGTAILHALWKNMPALPFHDDGQLLRLLEHPEVELHRSQLSQVFLSGPSPGMDRVTAYMHRQIRHGYLTDAVLVNTVEELEPTGLAMVHRTIGSKVPVWPIGALVRDGSGSDTAPSETDAAVMRWLDSQQRASVLYISFGPQNSILPKQMMELATALESTGRPFVWAFRLPAALDVDGAEECLPEGFEARASAASRGLLLHGWAPQVRILAHVSTGAFLSHCGWNSVLESLTHGVPIVGWPLSAEQFYNVKMLAEDWGACVELARGNDPESPVAESREVAEVIETVMGDTAMRRRVVEVRELMKRAWAEDGRSSRTALGEFFTAMQLH